A genomic stretch from Fusarium musae strain F31 chromosome 9, whole genome shotgun sequence includes:
- a CDS encoding hypothetical protein (EggNog:ENOG41) gives MSKKQEKLTQEEIWDDSALIDSWNEALQEYKVKMVITRLTRERRAEAEAESGSEQPQVTETEEIELESGTAEQNKEIPSSRNESKEPIASQGTPSFPIQTVLGSVQDESLKKLLMSWYYAGYYTGLYEGQQQAQQK, from the exons ATGTCAAAAAAGCAAGAGAAACTGACGCAAGAGGAGATATGGGATGATTCTGCCCTGATTGACTCTTGGAATGAAGCCTTACAAGAGTACAAGGTAA AGATGGTAATCACTCGGCTAACTCGTGAGCGAAGGGCCGAGGCGGAGGCTGAGTCTGGATCTGAGCAACCCCAAGttacagaaacagaagagaTTGAGTTGGAATCGGGAACAGCAGAACAAAACAAG GAGATCCCATCATCGCGCAATGAGTCTAAGGAGCCAATCGCGTCTCAAGGGACTCCCTCATTTCCTATACAAACCGTCCTAGGTTCCG TCCAGGACGAAAGCCTCAAGAAACTCCTTATGTCATGGTACTATGCTGGGTACTACACAGGGTTGTACGAAGGGCAACAGCAAGCTCAGCAGAAGTAG
- a CDS encoding hypothetical protein (BUSCO:EOG09264T8I), translated as MAPELRKRKSVSDIKKPNGAAKAAQPKRKAPEDASPVSLKKQKSVKKTVVTKKADTKPAQKSKSKPEEVKVVEEETTTLDIPDESSDSEAEEGKEVQAIVKELDSDDEDITEGDSSFKQGQDVGKIPKVSKEVQKAAKASDEEAGVIYIGRIPHGFYEHEMRQYFEQFGPIVALRLSRNKKTGASKHYAFVKFEEASTAEIVCKTMDNYLLFGHILKCRMIPKEQVRDDLFKGANRRFKKVPWNKMAGHKLEKPLTESAWANKVTKENSKRAKKAAKLKELGYEFDAPEIKDVPAPAAIENGESETKAIEDAPAEKEEEPKVEEPAEVVETVVEEKTEVVTEEKPAPKAKGKAAKGKATKAAKGRKAKA; from the exons ATGGCCCCAGAattgagaaagagaaagt CCGTTTCGGACATCAAGAAGCCCAACGGCGCTGCCAAAGCTGCCCAGCCTAAGCGAAAAG CCCCCGAGGATGCGTCACCTGTGTcgctgaagaagcaaaagtctGTCAAGAAGACTGTTGTCACAAAAAAGGCCGATACCAAGCCGGCGCAAAAGTCCAAGAGCAAGCCCGAGGAAGTCAAGGTCGTCGAGGAGGAAACCACCACACTCGATATCCCCGATGAGTCTTCCGAttctgaggctgaggagggcAAGGAAGTTCAGGCGATCGTGAAGGAGCTGGACTCTGACGACGAGGATATCACCGAGGGCGATTCTAGCTTCAAGCAGGGACAGGATGTCGGCAAGATCCCCAAGGTCTCCAAGGAGGTTCAGAAGGCCGCCAAGGCTTCCGACGAGGAGGCTGGAGTTATCTACATTGGCCGCATTCCCCACGGTTTCTATGAGCATGAGATGAGACAGTACTTTGAGCAGTTCGGCCCCATCGTTGCGCTACGACTTTCCCGAAACAAGAAGACTGGTGCCAGCAAGCATTACGCCTTCGTCAAGTTCGAGGAGGCCTCTACTGCCGAGATCGTGTGCAAGACCATGGACAACTACCTTCTGTTCGGCCACATCCTCAAGTGCCGAATGATCCCCAAGGAGCAGGTTCGTGACGATTTGTTCAAGGGCGCCAACCGGCGATTCAAGAAGGTTCCCTGGAACAAGATGGCTGGccacaagcttgagaagccttTGACCGAGTCTGCATGGGCGAACAAGGTCACAAAGGAGAACTCCAAGCGCGCAAAGAAGGCTGCTAAGCTTAAGGAGCTTGGTTACGAATTCGATGCCCCCGAGATCAAGGACGTGCCAGCCCCCGCTGCTATTGAGAACGGAGAGAGCGAGACcaaggccattgaggatGCGCccgctgagaaggaggaggagcccaaggttgaggagcctGCTGAGGTCGTTGAGACAgttgtcgaggagaagactGAGGTTGTTACCGAGGAGAAGCCAGctcccaaggccaagggcaaaGCCGCAAAGGGCAAGGCAACAAAAGCAGCCAAGGGCCGAAAGGCAAAGGCTTGA
- a CDS encoding hypothetical protein (BUSCO:EOG09261W2O), with the protein MAVDCPICNKPVKSSEINSHIDSGCESFIIDKEKDPTPPQSQTPQSNSQKRNASNFFSTPAPKRQAASESRIATPVNGALQPIAGKKRTFEEGPGHGVASSKDAEETTNGENANATSTWSPNTEQDGRVVKKTKTQRAAPLAERMRPRNLDEVCGQDLVGPNGVLRSLIESNQVPSMILWGASGTGKTTIARCIARMVGSRFIELNATSTGVSECKKYFQEAMNDLALTGRKTIIFCDEIHRFNKAQQDVFLKPVEAGTVTLIGATTENPSFKVANALLSRCRTFTLQSLTTEDVVRILQRAIKEEESVYPHTPLLDEAMVTYLARFADGDARTALNLLELALSLTTREGITQEDIKAALTKTLVYDRAGDQHYDTISAFHKSVRGNDADAALYYLARMLQSGEDPLFIARRMVVIASEDVGLADNTLLPLATATYTATQQIGMPEARIPLAHCTVALCNAPKSTKAYRALNNAYAALREPGVAGLPVPLHLRNAPTRLMRDMGYGAEYKYPPNYRDGQVKQTYLPDELVGRRFLEDRDLGTEVDPDLEMGGT; encoded by the coding sequence ATGGCGGTCGACTGCCCCATCTGCAACAAGCCTGTCAAATCCTCCGAGATCAACAGCCACATCGACTCAGGATGCGAGAGCTTCATCATAGACAAAGAGAAGGACCCGACACCCCCGCAATCACAGACGCCACAGAGTAACTCTCAAAAGCGAAACGCTTCCAACTTTTTTTCTACGCCCGCGCCAAAACGACAAGCTGCCTCTGAGAGCCGAATAGCGACTCCTGTGAACGGAGCATTACAGCCTATagcagggaagaagaggacttTCGAAGAGGGCCCGGGTCATGGAGTAGCAAGCTCCAAGGATGCAGAAGAGACAACAAACGGCGAGAATGCCAACGCAACAAGCACTTGGTCTCCGAATACGGAGCAGGATGGAAGAGTGgtgaagaaaacaaagacACAACGAGCTGCGCCCCTGGCCGAACGAATGCGACCACGAAACCTCGACGAAGTATGCGGACAAGATCTAGTTGGGCCCAACGGTGTGTTGCGCTCTCTTATCGAGTCGAACCAAGTACCCTCAATGATTCTATGGGGTGCTTCGGGCACAGGAAAGACAACAATAGCACGATGTATCGCTCGTATGGTCGGTAGTCGGTTCATCGAACTCAATGCGACAAGTACAGGAGTCAGCGAGTGCAAAAAATACTTCCAAGAGGCGATGAACGATCTTGCCCTCACTGGTCGCAAGACTATAATCTTTTGTGACGAGATTCATCGCTTCAACAAGGCCCAGCAAGATGTGTTCCTCAAGCCTGTTGAGGCCGGCACTGTGACGCTCATTGGCGCAACTACAGAGAACCCTTCTTTCAAGGTGGCAAATGCTTTGCTCTCCCGATGCCGTACCTTTACGTTGCAGTCTCTTACAACAGAAGATGTGGTTCGCATTTTACAGCGGGCGATCAAGGAGGAAGAATCAGTTTATCCGCACACGCCATTGTTGGACGAAGCTATGGTGACGTACCTGGCACGCTTTGCCGATGGTGATGCTCGTACTGCCTTGAACCTCCTCGAGCTCGCCCTTTCGCTCACAACTCGCGAGGGTATCACACAAGAAGATATCAAGGCCGCTCTTACCAAGACTCTGGTCTACGATCGTGCAGGCGACCAACATTATGATACTATTTCAGCTTTCCACAAATCAGTTCGTGGGAACGATGCAGATGCGGCACTCTACTATCTTGCGCGCATGCTCCAATCCGGCGAGGACCCCTTATTCATCGCCCGCCGCATGGTTGTCATTGCCTCTGAGGACGTTGGCCTGGCGGATAACACCCTCCTGCCACTTGCTACGGCAACATACACAGCCACACAACAAATTGGCATGCCAGAAGCTAGAATACCGCTGGCACACTGCACTGTTGCGCTATGTAATGCGCCCAAGAGCACCAAGGCCTACCGTGCTCTCAATAATGCCTACGCAGCCCTACGCGAACCGGGTGTGGCTGGTCTTCCTGTACCTCTACACTTGCGAAATGCTCCTACAAGACTCATGCGTGACATGGGATATGGCGCTGAGTACAAGTATCCACCCAACTACCGTGATGGGCAGGTAAAGCAGACATATCTACCCGACGAACTGGTTGGACGTCGGTTTCTTGAGGACCGGGATCTAGGAACAGAGGTTGAtccagatcttgagatgggCGGAACTTAA
- a CDS encoding hypothetical protein (EggNog:ENOG41) — MRASTSLAVAAAFAPLTMARFLDFAQPERRDHPMPAEAMPAEAMPAGHALPVELLSGHKKVVSGVSKTEIIIIWANPGAGAETTTINEKVTVTETVTKGGEAVATPVAPQQHTVTVGGPGGLVYQPEELHNVPIGDTVVFEFLSQNHTVSQSGFDKPCALLEGGMDSGFMPNPNNTVSPPPQVAMQVMVDTPLWFYCKQGDHCGKGMVFSINPTAEKTQAKFKEMAIQQNGDGKATPITGGDAAPAPAPPAESKPAEAAPAAPGATGVVPGKGTIGGDGSCVCMVSCSAGGFPAQAQGINSFGGLGGAMPYKLDSVV, encoded by the exons ATGAGAGCTTCAACTAGTCTGGCCGTGGCCGCCGCCTTTGCGCCCTTGACCATGGCGCGCTTCCTCGACTTTGCTCAGCCTGAACGACGGGATCATCCTATGCCTGCCGAAGCCATGCCTGCAGAGGCTATGCCCGCTGGACACGCTCTCCCTGTAGAGCTTCTCAGCGGACACAAGAAGGTCGTTTCAGGAGTCTCAAAGaccgagatcatcatcatctgggCGAACCCTGGAGCTGGTGCCGAGACAACCACCATCAACGAAAAGGTCACAGTCACTGAGACCGTCACCAAGGGAGGCGAGGCCGTTGCTACTCCTGTAGCTCCTCAACAGCACACCGTCACTGTCGGTGGCCCAGGAGGTCTAGTCTACCAGCCCGAAGAGCTTCACAACGTCCCCATCGGTGACACTGTTGTCTTTGAGTTCCTGTCACAGAACCATACCGTCTCTCAGTCTGGTTTCGACAAGCCTTGTGCTCTTCTCGAGGGTGGTATGGACTCTGGTTTCATGCCCAACCCCAACAACAccgtttctcctcctccccaagTCGCTATGCAAGTCATGGTTGACACTCCTCTCT GGTTCTACTGCAAGCAAGGTGACCACTGTGGTAAGGGCATGGTCTTTTCCATCAACCCTACTGCTGAGAAGACTcaggccaagttcaaggagatGGCCATCCAACAGAATGGCGATGGCAAGGCTACTCCCATCACAGGCGGCGATGCTGCCCCTGCCCCTGCACCTCCCGCCGAGTCCAAgcctgctgaggctgctccCGCCGCTCCTGGAGCCACAGGAGTTGTCCCTGGAAAGGGTACCATTGGTGGGGATGGCAGCTGTGTATGCATGGTCTCCTGCTCAGCTGGAGGTTTCCCAGCTCAGGCCCAAGGCATTAACTCATTTGGCGGCTTGGGTG GTGCCATGCCTTACAAGTTGGACAGTGTGGTTTAA
- a CDS encoding hypothetical protein (EggNog:ENOG41), whose product MSGDSAEVAEDYRMALEDLSSNMRFEISNLTVIARENTEHALAIAEVLQQHILKAPPNKKLPALYVLDSIVKNVGTPYTLYFGRNLFKTFMESYAVVDQPVRRKMEEMLRTWKEPVPGSMDSRPVFSHELVRPIENALLKARAVSMPQAGLMPGRPRSAVPHRDTPTPPGTRYPPGHPAQQYTSNGGQSLSNDIRNLIVATQAEASRNPQNVDVQTRLRALHELQGVVNSTSLPPDQLELIKRRVTELAAVNMMAPLTQRPAPTPPVPVQARPMPPVSVALPPSAAPAPAQEGVTLDALFGPGALAALMARKSATPSSSTPTPQPPQVRSEPPKPPMPNMSAMPAMAPMPAMSIPTIPGMTPMPTMSQTPTPASAPAPAANAAPWSLLDQLRKSGLLPPAPSATPTPVPVQGGINVAALKQPCQPSLIRALHNDLGQPCTQCGRRFRDDPVGKKQKIAHMDWHFRVHQRTNEAEKRGMHRSWYVDQRGWLKSREAVDVDHLPTTEDVAAQASKASEAAKPKYILVPDASRRINTVCPICQDKFENKWLDTAQEWVWLDTVLVGDRAYHASCHAEATRDRENTPILGKRKAETSLASPKVRSLKTSA is encoded by the exons atgTCTGGAGACTCTGCTGAGGTGGCGGAGGATTACCGCATGGCCTTGGAGGATCTCTCCTCCAACATGCGCTTCGAGATTAGCAACCTGACAGTCATTGCTCGTGAGAATACTGAACATGCCCTAGCTATCGCCGAAGTTTTGCAACAACACATCCTCAAG GCGCCACCGAACAAGAAACTTCCAGCTCTGTATGTACTCGACTCGATAGTGAAAAATGTCGGCACACCATACACCCTCTACTTCGGCCGCAATCTGTTCAAGACCTTCATGGAATCTTATGCAGTAGTCGATCAACCAGTTCGTCGAAAAATGGAGGAGATGCTTAGAACATGGAAGGAGCCTGTCCCTGGGTCAATGGACAGCAGGCCCGTCTTTTCGCACGAGTTGGTGCGTCCTATTGAGAATGCACTCTTGAAGGCACGCGCCGTAAGCATGCCCCAAGCGGGATTGATGCCTGGGCGACCGCGATCTGCCGTGCCTCATCGTGATACTCCGACACCGCCTGGGACGAGATACCCTCCAGGCCATCCAGCCCAGCAATACACTTCAAATGGAGGACAGTCATTGAGCAATGACATTCGGAATCTAATTGTTGCCACGCAGGCGGAAGCCTCGCGCAATCCCCAAAATGTTGATGTTCAGACTAGATTAAGAGCACTTCATGAGCTGCAGGGCGTTGTGAACAGCACTAGCTTGCCTCCGGATCAGCTTGAGCTCATTAAGAGACGAGTAACTGAACTTGCTGCCGTAAACATGATGGCGCCTCTGACTCAAAGGCCTGCACCTACTCCTCCTGTGCCCGTTCAAGCACGCCCTATGCCTCCAGTGTCCGTAGCCCTTCCTCCGTCTGcagctccggctccggcgcAAGAAGGTGTGACGCTTGATGCGCTCTTTGGCCCGGGAGCCTTGGCCGCCTTGATGGCAAGAAAGTCGGCTACACCTTCGAGCTCAACACCgactcctcagcctcctcaggtTCGTTCTGAACCGCCAAAGCCACCTATGCCAAACATGTCTGCAATGCCGGCCATGGCTCCTATGCCAGCAATGTCGATACCCACGATACCTGGGATGACTCCAATGCCTACGATGTCCCAGACACCAACACCCGCATCAGCACCAGCGCCCGCAGCAAACGCAGCCCCTTGGagtcttcttgatcaactACGAAAGTCAGGCTTACTCCCTCCTGCTCCTTCAGCAACGCCCACGCCTGTTCCAGTACAAGGGGGTATCAATGTGGCAGCTCTCAAACAACCTTGTCAGCCTTCTTTAATCAGGGCACTACATAACGACCTGGGCCAACCTTGTACCCAATGTGGTAGACGGTTTCGAGACGATCCAGTTggaaagaagcagaagattgCTCATATGGACTGGCATTTCCGTGTCCACCAGCGAACCAACGAGGCCGAGAAGCGAGGCATGCACCGGAGTTGGTACGTTGATCAACGC GGCTGGCTCAAGTCAAGAGAAGCCGTTGACGTTGACCACCTCCCCACAACTGAGGATGTTGCCGCTCAGGCCTCGAAGGCATCCGAGGCTGCTAAGCCAAAGTACATTCTTGTCCCCGATGCGTCTCGTCGTATTAACACTGTTTGTCCAATCTGCCAGGACAAGTTTGAGAACAAATGGCTTGATACGGCACAAGAATGGGTATGGCTAGACACAGTCTTAGTTGGCGACCGAGCATATCACGCATCATGTCATGCAGAAGCAACACGGGACCGCGAAAACACACCAATACTAGGCAAACGCAAGGCCGAAACAAGCCTAGCATCACCTAAAGTGCGGTCACTGAAGACATCAGCTTAA
- a CDS encoding hypothetical protein (EggNog:ENOG41~BUSCO:EOG09263CUQ), with protein MSSTVAANPTQATNSGSSSKKKNNKKKKNANKNKAAEQPVSGSSDPQQGSDKETLEDEPETPTQPETPVNADADADAVNADEVVNEEAPTVHSNGHAVEPKAQSNGLIPPPVDGEKETPDNTDTSAKLEAMSQEREALRAEVEQLRKQLESIQETHSNEVTQLKSDLEESNAAKENAEEEYQTLLGRVEKIKQTLSDRFKRDKAELEESKERIEELEAENEELRNNAVSSGDDVAKLKEELQDATRELNTLRSRNNLSAQNWSKEKEELVRHVQHLKEEMETTANAMGEWEVIAMEERSIKESLVDKVSELEEQVTILRQNYESATTERESQMTLIENLQNALREIQDARKKELRDMVETTEAQVQALKKQVQEADARAKEAEEAKQTLSQELERTAPYEKEVKEKNLLIGKLRHEAIVLNDHLTKALRYLKKTKPEDNVDRQIVTNHLLHFLTLDRGDAKRFQVLQVMAGYLNWTDEQREQAGLARPGTSSNSLRLPMSPFTRTPSSPSLNTDLFNESTSAKDKESLSELWANFLERSAQEGALETPSRKGSTSSAATGPVRPESTRPESKS; from the exons ATGTCTTCCACCGTCGCAGCGAACCCGACCCAGGCGACGAATTCAG GGTCATCGTcaaaaaagaagaacaacaagaagaagaagaacgccaacaagaacaaggctgctgagcaacCTGTTAGTGGTAGTTCAGACCCTCAGCAGGGTTCAGATAAAGAGACCCTCGAAGACGAGCCCGAGACACCCACTCAGCCC GAAACTCCAGtcaatgcagatgcagacgcAGACGCAGTCAATGCAGACGAAGTCGTAAACGAAGAAGCTCCCACTGTCCACAGTAACGGGCATGCCGTAGAGCCCAAGGCTCAGAGCAACGGGCTCATACCCCCTCCGGTTGATGGCGAAAAGGAAACGCCCGACAATACAGATACCTCAGCCAAGCTAGAGGCCATGAGCCAGGAACGAGAGGCCTTGCGGGCCGAGGTCGAACAGCTACGGAAGCAGCTCGAGAGCATCCAAGAGACACACAGCAATGAAGTCACGCAGCTCAAGAGCGATCTAGAGGAGAGCAATGCCGCCAAGGAGAATGCCGAGGAGGAATACCAGACCCTTCTTGGGCgagttgagaagatcaaacAGACGCTTAGCGACCGGTTCAAGCGCGACAAGGCAGAGCTCGAAGAAAGTAAAGAGCGCATAGAAGAGCTCGAGGCAGAGAATGAGGAACTAAGAAATAACGCTGTGTCATCTGGAGACGATGTCGCCAAGCTAAAGGAGGAGCTACAAGATGCGACTAGGGAGCTCAACACTCTGCGAAGTCGCAACAACCTATCAGCACAAAACTGGagcaaggagaaggaagaactGGTCCGACATGTCCAACATCTtaaggaggagatggagactaCCGCAAACGCCATGGGCGAATGGGAAGTTATCGCCATGGAAGAGCGATCCATCAAGGAGAGCTTGGTGGATAAGGTCTCGGAACTAGAGGAACAAGTTACTATCCTACGGCAAAACTACGAGAGCGCCACTACAGAGCGAGAGAGCCAAATGACTCTTATTGAAAACCTACAGAACGCCCTCCGCGAAATCCAAGATGCTCGCAAGAAGGAGCTTCGCGATATGGTCGAGACTACCGAGGCGCAAGTTCAAGCTCTCAAGAAACAGGTGCAAGAGGCCGATGCCCGCGCaaaggaagctgaagaagccaagCAAACACTCTCGCAAGAGCTTGAGCGAACAGCGCCTTACGAgaaggaggtcaaggagaagaacctTCTTATTGGAAAGTTGAGGCATGAGGCGATTGTATTGAACGACCACTTGACCAAGGCACTGCGGTACCTCAAGAAGACAAAGCCGGAAGACAATGTTGACAG ACAAATCGTTACAAACCATCTCCTCCACTTCCTCACACTCGACCGCGGTGACGCCAAGCGTTTCCAAGTCCTCCAAGTCATGGCTGGGTATCTCAACTGGACTGACGAGCAGCGAGAGCAGGCCGGCCTCGCTCGTCCAGGCACATCATCTAATTCTCTCCGCCTACCCATGTCACCATTCACACGCACACCAAGCTCACCATCTCTCAACACCGATCTCTTCAACGAGTCAACATctgccaaagacaaagagtcTTTGTCTGAGCTATGGGCAAACTTCTTAGAGCGCAGCGCACAGGAGGGCGCTCTGGAAACACCAAGTAGAAAGGGTAGTACTAGCAGTGCTGCAACGGGACCAGTGAGGCCGGAATCGACAAGGCCGGAGTCTAAGAGCTAA